In a genomic window of Bordetella petrii:
- the paaD gene encoding 1,2-phenylacetyl-CoA epoxidase subunit PaaD produces MAWLESVPDPEIPVLSVVDLGVVREVAWDGATCVVTITPTYSGCPAMREITHDIERTLAGHGVAAVRVETRLAPAWTTDWMSERGRAALKGYGIAAPAERAIDISGISRRVAEPVVACPHCGSTRTRLVSHFGSTSCKALYRCGACREPFDYFKTH; encoded by the coding sequence ATGGCGTGGCTGGAAAGCGTGCCCGACCCTGAAATCCCCGTGCTGTCGGTGGTAGACCTGGGGGTGGTGCGCGAGGTGGCCTGGGACGGCGCGACCTGCGTAGTCACCATTACGCCGACTTATTCAGGCTGCCCGGCCATGCGCGAGATTACCCACGACATCGAGCGCACGCTGGCCGGCCATGGCGTGGCGGCGGTGCGGGTGGAAACCCGCCTGGCGCCCGCCTGGACGACGGACTGGATGAGCGAACGAGGCCGGGCCGCGCTAAAGGGCTATGGCATCGCGGCGCCCGCCGAGCGCGCCATCGATATATCGGGCATCAGCCGCCGCGTGGCCGAGCCGGTGGTGGCCTGCCCGCATTGCGGCTCGACGCGCACGCGGCTGGTCAGCCATTTCGGTTCGACCTCGTGCAAGGCCTTGTACCGCTGTGGCGCGTGCCGCGAACCGTTCGACTATTTCAAGACCCACTGA
- the paaE gene encoding 1,2-phenylacetyl-CoA epoxidase subunit PaaE produces MSQTSFHSLKVASVARNTRDAVVVTFDLPADLRAQFAFRPGQYLTLRTELGGEELRRSYSICSAPGDGVLRVAIKKVDEGVFSNWANHELQPGQTLEVMPPAGNFTVDFAPEHRRHYVAFAVGSGITPVFSLVKTALSTEPHSRFTLFFGNRASSSVLFREEIEDLKNLYMERFSLVYIMSRESQDIELFNGRLDGDKVDQLLSAWMRPDDIDYAFVCGPQTMIESVVQHLQARGIPKSQIKFELFGAPRGPRALRTGRDAPAAPGKGQCEVTVVQDGHRRTFIIDKNKDSVLDSALAQGVELPYSCKGGVCSTCRCKVIEGEVDMDANFALEDYEVARGFVLSCQSFPVSDRLVLDFDQET; encoded by the coding sequence ATGAGCCAGACATCGTTTCATTCCCTGAAGGTCGCCTCGGTGGCGCGCAACACGCGCGACGCGGTGGTGGTGACCTTCGACCTGCCCGCAGACCTGCGGGCGCAGTTCGCGTTCCGGCCCGGGCAATACCTGACGCTGCGCACCGAGCTGGGCGGCGAAGAACTGCGCCGTTCGTATTCCATCTGTTCGGCGCCCGGCGACGGCGTGCTGCGCGTGGCCATCAAGAAGGTCGACGAAGGCGTGTTCTCGAACTGGGCCAACCACGAGCTGCAACCCGGCCAGACGCTGGAAGTCATGCCGCCAGCCGGCAACTTCACCGTCGATTTCGCGCCCGAGCATCGCCGCCATTATGTGGCCTTCGCCGTGGGCAGCGGCATCACGCCGGTGTTCTCGCTGGTGAAGACGGCGCTTTCCACCGAGCCGCACAGCCGCTTTACTCTGTTCTTCGGCAACCGGGCCTCGTCGTCGGTGCTGTTTCGCGAAGAAATCGAAGACCTGAAGAACCTGTACATGGAGCGTTTTTCGCTGGTGTACATCATGAGCCGCGAAAGCCAGGACATCGAGCTGTTCAACGGGCGCCTGGACGGCGACAAGGTAGACCAGCTGTTGTCGGCCTGGATGCGCCCCGACGACATCGACTACGCGTTCGTGTGCGGCCCGCAGACCATGATCGAAAGCGTGGTGCAGCACCTGCAAGCGCGCGGCATTCCCAAGTCGCAGATCAAATTCGAGCTTTTTGGCGCGCCGCGCGGACCGCGCGCGCTGCGCACCGGCCGCGATGCGCCGGCCGCGCCCGGCAAGGGCCAGTGCGAAGTCACTGTCGTGCAGGACGGCCATCGCCGCACATTCATTATCGACAAGAACAAAGACAGCGTGCTCGATTCGGCGCTCGCGCAGGGCGTTGAGCTGCCGTATTCGTGCAAGGGCGGTGTCTGTTCGACGTGCCGCTGCAAAGTCATCGAGGGCGAAGTCGACATGGACGCCAACTTTGCGCTGGAAGACTACGAAGTGGCGCGCGGCTTCGTGCTCAGTTGCCAGAGTTTCCCGGTCAGCGACCGCCTGGTGCTGGATTTCGACCAGGAAACCTGA
- the paaG gene encoding 2-(1,2-epoxy-1,2-dihydrophenyl)acetyl-CoA isomerase PaaG, producing MSYHSILFELSGGIARLTLNRPDKLNSFTAAMHGEVADALGRVEREGARVLVLTGAGRGFCAGQDLSERQMAAEGTPPDLGETVEKYYAPLVRRLHALPLPVVVGVNGVAAGAGANLAFAGDIVIAKESASFIQSFCRLGLIPDTGGTFVLPRLVGRARAMGLAMLGDKLSARQAQDWGLIWQCVADDAFDATLDKLAAHFAAAPTRGLASTKQALQASLHNDLSAQLDLERDLMRELGRSADYAEGVAAFLGKREPKFKGR from the coding sequence ATGAGCTATCACAGCATCTTGTTTGAATTGTCGGGCGGCATTGCCCGGCTGACCCTCAACCGCCCCGACAAGCTCAACAGCTTCACCGCCGCCATGCACGGCGAGGTCGCCGACGCGCTGGGCCGCGTCGAGCGCGAAGGCGCGCGCGTGCTGGTGCTGACCGGCGCGGGCCGCGGCTTTTGCGCCGGCCAGGATCTGAGCGAGCGGCAGATGGCCGCCGAGGGCACGCCGCCGGATCTGGGCGAGACGGTGGAAAAATACTACGCGCCGCTGGTGCGCCGCCTGCATGCCCTGCCACTGCCCGTGGTGGTGGGCGTGAATGGCGTGGCGGCCGGGGCGGGCGCCAACCTGGCGTTCGCGGGCGACATCGTCATCGCCAAGGAATCGGCCAGCTTCATCCAGTCGTTCTGCCGGCTGGGGCTGATCCCCGACACCGGCGGCACCTTCGTGCTGCCGCGGCTGGTGGGGCGCGCGCGCGCCATGGGGCTGGCGATGCTGGGCGACAAGCTCAGCGCGCGCCAGGCGCAAGACTGGGGCCTGATCTGGCAATGCGTGGCCGACGACGCCTTCGACGCCACGCTGGACAAGCTGGCCGCGCACTTTGCCGCCGCACCCACGCGCGGGCTGGCCAGCACCAAGCAGGCGCTGCAGGCCAGCCTGCATAATGACTTGTCCGCCCAGCTGGACCTGGAGCGCGACCTGATGCGCGAGCTGGGCCGCAGCGCCGACTACGCCGAAGGCGTGGCCGCGTTCCTGGGCAAGCGCGAACCGAAATTCAAGGGGCGCTGA
- the paaB gene encoding 1,2-phenylacetyl-CoA epoxidase subunit PaaB → MSKEWPLWEVFIRSQHGLAHKHVGSLHAPDAEMAINHARDVYTRRNEGLSIWVVRAADIVASSPGDKEPLFDPANNKVYRHPTFFPMPDEIKHM, encoded by the coding sequence ATGAGCAAGGAATGGCCGCTGTGGGAAGTGTTCATCCGCAGCCAGCACGGCCTGGCGCACAAGCATGTGGGCAGCCTGCATGCCCCCGACGCCGAAATGGCCATCAACCATGCGCGCGACGTCTACACGCGGCGCAATGAAGGTCTGAGCATCTGGGTGGTGCGCGCCGCCGACATCGTGGCGAGCAGTCCGGGCGACAAGGAACCGCTGTTCGACCCGGCCAACAACAAGGTGTACCGGCACCCCACGTTCTTTCCCATGCCCGACGAAATCAAGCACATGTAA
- the paaC gene encoding 1,2-phenylacetyl-CoA epoxidase subunit PaaC, translating into MDKPFFEYLLRLGDTTLVLSQRLSEWCGHGPALEEDLALTNTALDLLGQARMWLTLAGEVEGAGRDEDALAYLRHAHEFRNATLVERPNGHYGDTLARQFFFDVWHYFLLQRLAQSADERVAAIAAKSLKEVTYHVRRSSDLVVRLGDGTPESHARMQEAVEAAWRYTGELFIDDAIDRDLAARGVGCELAALREPWLAHVREVLDEATLTMPELDEAGHAALQGGRQGRHTEALSYLLAEMQSLPRAYPGAVW; encoded by the coding sequence ATGGACAAGCCCTTTTTTGAATACCTGCTGCGCCTGGGCGATACGACCCTGGTGCTGTCGCAGCGCCTGTCGGAGTGGTGCGGCCATGGGCCGGCCCTGGAAGAAGACCTGGCGCTTACCAACACCGCGCTCGACCTGCTGGGCCAGGCCCGCATGTGGCTGACGCTGGCCGGCGAAGTCGAAGGAGCCGGCCGCGACGAAGACGCGCTGGCCTACCTGCGTCATGCGCACGAGTTCCGCAACGCCACGCTGGTCGAGCGGCCCAACGGCCACTATGGCGACACACTGGCGCGCCAGTTTTTCTTCGACGTGTGGCATTACTTCCTGTTGCAGCGCCTGGCGCAGTCGGCCGACGAGCGCGTGGCGGCCATCGCCGCCAAGTCGCTGAAAGAAGTCACCTACCATGTGCGGCGTTCGTCCGACCTGGTGGTGCGGCTGGGCGACGGCACGCCGGAAAGCCATGCACGCATGCAAGAGGCCGTCGAGGCCGCCTGGCGCTACACGGGCGAGCTGTTCATCGACGACGCCATCGATCGCGACCTGGCCGCGCGCGGCGTAGGCTGCGAACTGGCGGCGCTGCGCGAGCCCTGGTTGGCGCATGTGCGCGAAGTGTTGGACGAGGCCACGCTGACCATGCCCGAGCTGGACGAGGCCGGCCATGCCGCGCTGCAGGGCGGGCGCCAGGGGCGGCACACCGAGGCCCTGAGCTACCTGCTGGCCGAGATGCAATCGCTGCCGCGCGCCTATCCGGGAGCCGTCTGGTGA
- the paaI gene encoding hydroxyphenylacetyl-CoA thioesterase PaaI: MTTHVPSVDVPADPHELAQAVGAAMYAVDAATQGLDMTVAEIAPGFARLTMRVRPDMLNGHQTCHGGFIFALADSAFAFACNSRNASTVASGCTIDFLAPGFAGDVLTAVAQERSLAGRTGVYDVTVTNQDGRQLALFRGRSYRIKGQIVGTPPED; encoded by the coding sequence ATGACTACGCATGTGCCTTCCGTCGATGTGCCGGCCGACCCGCACGAACTGGCCCAGGCTGTGGGCGCCGCCATGTACGCGGTGGACGCCGCCACCCAGGGCCTGGACATGACCGTGGCCGAGATCGCGCCGGGCTTTGCCCGCCTGACCATGCGCGTGCGTCCCGACATGCTGAACGGCCACCAGACCTGCCACGGCGGCTTCATCTTCGCGCTGGCCGACAGCGCGTTCGCGTTCGCCTGCAATTCGCGCAACGCGAGCACGGTGGCCTCGGGGTGCACCATCGATTTCCTGGCGCCGGGTTTCGCCGGCGACGTGCTGACGGCGGTAGCGCAAGAGCGTTCGCTGGCCGGGCGCACGGGCGTCTACGATGTCACCGTCACTAACCAGGACGGCCGTCAGCTGGCGCTGTTCCGTGGCCGTTCGTACCGCATCAAGGGGCAGATCGTCGGCACGCCGCCAGAGGACTAA
- the paaN gene encoding phenylacetic acid degradation protein PaaN produces MSHEFFERHQSLLERAQAAAAERGYWSPFAESPSPRHYGETAGDDGRAAFEALRGKPFPLALTGAQGSVGGEQSPYGFALDISYPQVPVASLVQNAGRALEQWRRAGPRAWVGVALEILARLNRRSFEIAHAVQHTTGQGFMMAFQAGGPHAQDRGVEAVAYAWQEMARIPGVALWEKPQGKHDPIKMEKRFTIVPRGVALVIGCSTFPTWNGYPGLFASLATGNTVIVKPHPGAILPLAITVQVAREVLAEAGFDADVVQLAAHPAGDDTAQRLAQDPAVKIVDFTGSSVNGNWLEQHARQAQVYTEKAGVNQVIVDSTDDLKGMARNLAFSLALYSGQMCTAPQNIYVPRGGIATADGHASFDEVAAALGAALQKLCADPAKAVELTGAIQNEGIAARIEQARGLGLPVVADSQALEHPQFAGARVRTPLLLRAEAGNPAIAQEWFGPIAFVVATDSTAHSIDLARDSVVRHGALSLAAYTTDERVA; encoded by the coding sequence GTGTCACATGAATTTTTCGAACGCCACCAGTCCCTGCTTGAGCGCGCGCAGGCGGCCGCGGCCGAGCGCGGCTACTGGAGCCCCTTCGCCGAGTCGCCCAGCCCGCGCCACTATGGCGAGACTGCTGGCGACGACGGCCGCGCGGCCTTCGAGGCCCTGCGCGGCAAGCCCTTTCCGCTGGCGCTGACGGGCGCCCAGGGTTCGGTGGGCGGCGAGCAGTCGCCCTACGGATTCGCGCTGGACATCAGTTATCCGCAAGTGCCCGTGGCCTCGCTGGTGCAGAACGCCGGGCGCGCCCTGGAACAATGGCGCCGGGCCGGCCCGCGCGCCTGGGTGGGCGTGGCGCTGGAAATCCTGGCGCGCCTGAACCGGCGCAGTTTCGAAATCGCTCATGCCGTGCAGCACACCACCGGGCAGGGCTTCATGATGGCGTTCCAGGCCGGCGGCCCGCACGCGCAAGACCGCGGCGTGGAGGCGGTGGCTTATGCCTGGCAGGAAATGGCGCGCATTCCCGGCGTGGCGCTGTGGGAAAAGCCGCAAGGCAAACATGATCCCATCAAGATGGAAAAGCGCTTCACGATCGTGCCGCGCGGCGTCGCGCTGGTGATCGGCTGCTCGACCTTTCCCACCTGGAATGGCTATCCGGGTCTGTTTGCCAGCCTGGCCACCGGCAACACGGTAATCGTCAAGCCGCATCCTGGCGCGATCCTGCCGCTGGCCATCACCGTGCAGGTGGCGCGCGAGGTGCTGGCCGAGGCCGGCTTCGACGCCGACGTGGTGCAGCTGGCCGCGCATCCGGCCGGCGACGACACGGCGCAGCGGCTGGCGCAGGACCCAGCCGTGAAGATCGTCGACTTCACCGGCAGCAGCGTCAACGGCAATTGGCTGGAACAGCACGCCCGGCAGGCGCAGGTATATACCGAGAAGGCGGGCGTGAACCAGGTCATTGTCGATTCCACCGACGACCTCAAAGGCATGGCGCGCAATCTGGCGTTTTCGCTGGCCCTGTATTCGGGCCAGATGTGCACGGCGCCGCAGAACATCTACGTGCCGCGCGGCGGCATCGCCACCGCGGACGGCCATGCCAGCTTCGACGAGGTGGCGGCGGCCCTGGGCGCGGCCCTGCAGAAGCTGTGCGCCGATCCGGCCAAGGCCGTGGAGCTGACCGGCGCGATCCAGAACGAAGGCATCGCGGCGCGCATCGAGCAGGCGCGCGGCCTGGGCCTGCCGGTAGTGGCCGATAGCCAGGCGCTGGAACACCCGCAATTCGCCGGTGCGCGCGTGCGCACGCCGCTGCTGTTGCGCGCCGAGGCCGGTAATCCGGCTATCGCGCAGGAATGGTTCGGCCCCATTGCCTTCGTGGTGGCGACCGACTCTACCGCGCACAGCATCGACCTGGCGCGCGACAGCGTGGTGCGGCATGGCGCGCTGTCGCTGGCGGCCTACACTACCGACGAGCGCGTGGCCTGA
- a CDS encoding IS3 family transposase (programmed frameshift) — MGNPRARYTQEFMLEAVRMVRGGQSMAAVAKILGISPKTLHNWVKADAAGKLNGAGKQVSPEQMEIARLRAELARVKMERDILGKSHGVLCEGVGMKYAWIELHSRQWPVSLSCQVLGVSPSGYHARKVRDVDTDRPRRRISNDALLVHIKAVHAESKGEYGWPRVWKQLLVQGIRVSKDRVQRLMKLHGIKAKTKRRFKVTTDSKHSLPVAPDLLQRDFSPARPDQVWTTDITYIWTDEGWLFLTVILDLFSRQVVGWSMQPHMRTELVSDALRMAWFRRRPQAGLILHSDRGSQYCSHDFQDLLKGYGMRSSMSRRGNCWDNAPTESLWGSLKRARILGQRFATRREAMDEVIDWLSFYNHSRLHSTLGYVSPMQFERDWYAAQNQRVA; from the exons ATGGGTAATCCGAGAGCTCGATATACGCAGGAATTCATGCTGGAAGCCGTGCGCATGGTCCGCGGCGGCCAGAGCATGGCGGCGGTGGCGAAGATACTGGGCATCAGCCCGAAGACGCTGCACAACTGGGTGAAGGCCGATGCCGCTGGGAAGCTGAACGGCGCAGGCAAACAGGTTTCTCCAGAACAGATGGAGATTGCCCGGCTGCGCGCGGAGTTGGCACGCGTGAAGATGGAGCGCGACATATTGG GGAAAAGCCACGGCGTACTTTGCGAAGGTGTCGGCATGAAGTACGCCTGGATCGAGCTTCACAGCCGACAATGGCCGGTGTCCCTGAGCTGCCAGGTGCTGGGTGTCAGCCCCAGCGGTTACCACGCGCGCAAGGTGCGGGATGTCGATACTGACCGACCGCGCCGACGCATCAGCAACGACGCTCTGCTGGTGCACATCAAGGCCGTGCACGCTGAATCCAAAGGCGAGTACGGCTGGCCGCGCGTGTGGAAGCAACTGCTGGTCCAGGGCATTCGCGTCAGCAAGGATCGTGTCCAGCGGCTCATGAAGCTGCACGGCATCAAGGCGAAGACCAAACGCCGGTTCAAGGTCACGACCGACAGCAAACACAGCCTGCCGGTCGCACCGGACCTGCTGCAACGAGACTTCTCTCCCGCGCGTCCCGACCAGGTCTGGACTACGGACATCACGTACATCTGGACGGACGAGGGTTGGCTGTTTCTGACCGTCATTCTCGACCTGTTCAGCCGTCAGGTGGTGGGCTGGTCGATGCAGCCGCACATGCGCACGGAGCTGGTGTCTGATGCGCTGCGTATGGCGTGGTTTCGCCGCCGTCCGCAAGCGGGCCTGATCCTCCACAGTGACCGTGGCAGCCAGTATTGCAGTCATGACTTCCAGGACCTGCTCAAGGGCTACGGCATGCGCAGTTCGATGAGCCGTCGAGGCAATTGCTGGGACAACGCACCGACCGAGAGCCTGTGGGGATCGCTCAAGCGTGCACGCATCCTCGGCCAGCGCTTTGCAACGCGTCGCGAAGCGATGGACGAGGTAATCGACTGGTTGAGCTTCTACAATCATTCGCGCTTGCACTCGACGTTGGGCTACGTCAGCCCGATGCAATTCGAGCGGGACTGGTACGCCGCCCAGAACCAACGGGTGGCATAA